A single region of the Aeromicrobium chenweiae genome encodes:
- a CDS encoding zinc-binding metallopeptidase family protein: MKAFSCRVCGNSLYFENSVCVSCSTNLGFSRAERAIVPVDAKGQYVDADGSIWHVCKNLNLSGCTWLTEFPGGFCFSCGLTRTRPSDEDLVGLREYKVAEEAKRRLIVELDTLGFPIVPRTEDEVNGLAFDLLSSVEEKVTTGHDSGVITLDLAESDDLHREKVRVNLDEPYRTMLGHFRHEIGHYIEWQHVRGDLIGTARELFGNEEESYADAIERHYSEGPPAGWEKQYISMYATMHPFEDFAETFAHYMHICDTIETASAYGLATVASPQNFTSFRDLVIGVWIPLSIALNQINRSMGKPPLYPFVIPTPVLEKLQFVADLPRPGHS, encoded by the coding sequence GTGAAAGCCTTCTCCTGCCGCGTCTGCGGCAACTCCCTGTACTTCGAGAACTCCGTCTGCGTCTCCTGCTCGACCAACCTGGGCTTCTCCCGCGCCGAGCGCGCGATCGTCCCCGTCGACGCCAAGGGGCAGTACGTCGACGCCGACGGCAGCATCTGGCACGTCTGCAAGAACCTCAACCTGTCCGGCTGCACGTGGCTGACCGAGTTCCCCGGGGGCTTCTGCTTCAGCTGCGGGCTGACCCGCACCCGGCCCAGCGACGAGGACCTGGTCGGGCTGCGCGAGTACAAGGTCGCCGAGGAGGCGAAGCGTCGCCTGATCGTCGAGCTGGACACGCTCGGCTTCCCGATCGTGCCGCGCACCGAGGACGAGGTGAACGGTCTCGCGTTCGACCTGCTGTCCAGCGTCGAGGAGAAGGTCACGACGGGCCACGACAGCGGTGTCATCACCCTTGACCTCGCCGAGAGTGACGACCTGCACCGCGAGAAGGTCCGGGTCAACCTCGACGAGCCGTACCGCACGATGCTGGGGCACTTCCGGCACGAGATCGGTCACTACATCGAGTGGCAGCACGTCCGCGGGGACCTCATCGGCACGGCCCGCGAGCTCTTCGGCAACGAGGAGGAGAGCTACGCCGACGCGATCGAGCGGCACTACTCCGAGGGCCCTCCGGCCGGGTGGGAGAAGCAGTACATCAGCATGTACGCCACGATGCACCCGTTCGAGGACTTCGCCGAGACGTTCGCGCACTACATGCACATCTGCGACACGATCGAGACCGCGTCCGCGTACGGCCTGGCGACCGTGGCGAGCCCGCAGAACTTCACCTCGTTCCGTGACCTGGTGATCGGCGTGTGGATCCCGTTGAGCATCGCGCTCAACCAGATCAACCGCAGCATGGGCAAGCCGCCGCTCTACCCGTTCGTCATCCCGACCCCGGTGCTGGAGAAGCTCCAGTTCGTCGCCGACCTCCCGCGGCCCGGGCACAGCTGA
- a CDS encoding transglutaminase family protein, translated as MSRHYRISHRTTYSYDDDVSDSLGIAYLVPRQLPWQQVLRRDLVLTPDAPDRTEDLDYYGNTATYFQVTEPHRVLDVLATSDVVVTGEVHSDEALATPWELARPAARADVADAWRAQDLALASPLVDQTAEAHAYAAESLAPGRPLGEAVVEMMQRTHRDFRYDKTATTVTTTVADIFAKRAGVCQDFAHLMLACLRSHGLAARYVSGYLATTPPPGKERIVGADATHAWLAVWVPGDGWLAVDPTNDQLVNDRYVTVAWGRDYGDVPPVKGVIFTEARSSTLRVEVDVAPVEDGA; from the coding sequence ATGAGCCGGCACTACCGGATCTCGCACCGGACGACGTACTCGTACGACGACGACGTCAGCGACAGCCTCGGCATCGCGTACCTCGTCCCGCGGCAGCTGCCGTGGCAGCAGGTCCTCCGCCGCGACCTCGTCCTGACGCCCGACGCGCCCGACCGCACCGAGGACCTGGACTACTACGGCAACACCGCGACGTACTTCCAGGTCACCGAGCCCCACCGGGTCCTGGACGTCCTGGCCACGAGCGACGTCGTGGTGACCGGCGAGGTGCACTCCGACGAGGCGCTCGCGACCCCGTGGGAGCTCGCGCGTCCCGCTGCGCGCGCGGACGTGGCGGACGCGTGGCGGGCGCAGGACCTCGCGCTCGCGTCGCCGCTCGTGGACCAGACCGCCGAGGCCCACGCCTATGCCGCGGAGTCGCTCGCGCCGGGGCGTCCGCTGGGTGAGGCGGTGGTCGAGATGATGCAGCGCACCCATCGCGACTTCCGGTACGACAAGACCGCGACGACGGTGACCACGACCGTCGCCGACATCTTCGCCAAGCGGGCCGGCGTCTGCCAGGACTTCGCCCACCTGATGCTGGCGTGCTTGAGGTCCCACGGGCTGGCCGCGCGGTACGTCAGCGGCTACCTCGCCACGACGCCGCCGCCCGGCAAGGAGCGGATCGTCGGCGCGGACGCGACGCACGCCTGGCTCGCGGTGTGGGTGCCCGGCGACGGCTGGCTCGCGGTCGACCCGACCAACGACCAGCTGGTGAACGACCGCTACGTCACGGTCGCGTGGGGCCGTGACTACGGCGACGTCCCCCCGGTGAAGGGCGTGATCTTCACCGAGGCCAGGTCGTCGACGCTCCGCGTGGAGGTCGACGTCGCGCCGGTCGAGGACGGTGCCTAG
- a CDS encoding circularly permuted type 2 ATP-grasp protein — translation MTALRDYSAAVTQPMLTGGQPRYDEVVAPDGTLRPSWRPLAESAVQLTETDLRRVGGDIERFLANDGVTYTPPEQDPEPWRLDPVPLIVEAAEWSPLEVGLAQRSELLNAILVDLYGPQRLLSSGVLPPALVFAHRGFLRVCARASAQDPHPLLIAAADLGRNATGEWQVIADRAQAPSGIGYAMENRRVISRVLPELYRQAGLHRMAPFFQALRSTLIDSAPGHAPNPRVVVLSPGTLSETAYDQSFVASSLGFPLVEGSDLVMRDGAVWMRVFGRLERVDVILRRVDADWSDSLELRKGSQLGVAGLTEAVRRGSVRVVNGLGAGVLENPGLLPFMSAMCELLLEEPLRLPSVQTYWTGDERSMAYVLDHLDGLAVKSIDDPADLGHLPKDRIRSLVRAEPHRYVGQELLPLSQSPTLAARGIEPQTVTLRTFTLRYGSTYRPLVGGLANVYDAANAVSSKDVWVLKERPEDPDQGLMDVMPLTNVRAPAAMVPRVLEDMFWFGRYAERAEDMLRLVLTAHAAADDFGTRPRTAGGESLAVLMSAIDRLSASPFGPDRLDDDFRSLLLDAHRPGSVAQSISALRDAAQSVRDQLSPDTWQAFGSTDRAAANLVAYHYSHQVAESAGQALTGILSLQGVTANMVRDPGWRMIGIGRAVERALQLCHLLAATTTTRRGLDVDRHVHTAVLSAAESAVTHRRRYRGYARLAGVLELLLLDVENPRSLAFGVAEMRTHLAAMPESTGSTRPERLLDDLAEELDRAEIAALTAIEGERRPNLERFLSGYIGQLTRFADAVGELHFSAGPAPRSFGFATVTE, via the coding sequence GTGACGGCGCTTCGCGACTACTCCGCCGCCGTCACCCAGCCGATGCTGACCGGCGGCCAGCCGCGGTACGACGAGGTGGTGGCCCCCGACGGCACCCTGCGCCCCAGCTGGCGCCCGCTCGCGGAGAGCGCCGTCCAGCTGACCGAGACCGACCTGCGCCGCGTCGGTGGGGACATCGAGCGCTTCCTGGCCAACGACGGGGTGACGTACACGCCGCCGGAGCAGGACCCCGAGCCGTGGCGCCTCGACCCGGTGCCGCTCATCGTCGAGGCAGCCGAGTGGTCGCCGCTGGAGGTCGGGCTCGCGCAGCGCAGCGAGCTGCTCAACGCGATCCTCGTGGACCTCTACGGGCCGCAACGGCTGCTGTCGAGCGGCGTGCTGCCGCCGGCCCTGGTCTTCGCCCACCGGGGCTTCCTGCGCGTGTGCGCCCGCGCGTCGGCCCAGGACCCGCACCCGCTGCTCATCGCTGCCGCCGACCTCGGGCGGAACGCCACGGGGGAGTGGCAGGTCATCGCCGACCGGGCCCAGGCCCCCTCCGGCATCGGGTACGCGATGGAGAACCGCCGCGTCATCTCCCGCGTCCTGCCCGAGCTCTACCGGCAGGCCGGGCTGCACCGCATGGCGCCGTTCTTCCAGGCCCTGCGCTCGACTCTGATCGACTCGGCGCCGGGGCATGCACCGAACCCACGCGTGGTGGTGCTGTCGCCGGGCACCCTGTCCGAGACCGCGTACGACCAGTCGTTCGTCGCGTCGAGCCTCGGCTTCCCGCTCGTCGAGGGCAGCGACCTGGTGATGCGCGACGGTGCCGTGTGGATGCGGGTCTTCGGTCGGCTCGAGCGGGTCGACGTGATCCTGCGACGCGTTGACGCGGACTGGAGCGACTCGCTGGAGCTGCGCAAGGGCTCGCAGCTCGGCGTCGCCGGTCTCACCGAGGCCGTGCGTCGCGGCTCGGTGCGGGTGGTCAACGGTCTCGGTGCCGGTGTGCTGGAGAACCCGGGCCTGCTGCCGTTCATGTCCGCGATGTGCGAGCTGCTGCTCGAGGAGCCGCTGCGCCTCCCGTCGGTGCAGACCTACTGGACCGGCGACGAGCGCTCCATGGCGTACGTCCTGGACCACCTCGACGGGCTGGCCGTGAAGTCGATCGACGACCCCGCGGACCTCGGCCACCTCCCGAAGGACCGAATCCGCTCGCTCGTCCGCGCAGAGCCGCACCGCTACGTCGGCCAGGAGCTGCTGCCCCTGTCGCAGTCGCCGACCCTCGCCGCCCGCGGGATCGAGCCGCAGACGGTCACCCTGAGGACGTTCACGCTGCGCTACGGCTCGACGTACCGGCCCCTCGTCGGAGGCCTCGCGAACGTGTACGACGCGGCGAACGCGGTCTCGAGCAAGGACGTGTGGGTGCTCAAGGAGCGTCCCGAGGACCCCGACCAGGGCTTGATGGACGTCATGCCGCTGACGAACGTCCGGGCGCCGGCCGCGATGGTGCCCCGCGTGCTCGAGGACATGTTCTGGTTCGGGCGCTACGCCGAGCGCGCCGAGGACATGCTGCGCCTCGTGCTCACCGCACATGCCGCCGCCGACGACTTCGGCACCCGTCCCCGCACCGCGGGCGGCGAGAGCCTGGCGGTCCTGATGTCCGCGATCGACCGGCTCAGCGCCTCGCCGTTCGGGCCGGACCGGCTCGACGACGACTTCCGGTCGCTGCTGCTCGACGCGCACCGACCGGGATCGGTCGCCCAGTCGATCAGTGCGCTGCGCGACGCCGCGCAGAGCGTCCGCGACCAGCTCTCGCCCGACACCTGGCAGGCCTTCGGGTCGACCGACCGGGCCGCTGCGAACCTCGTGGCGTATCACTACAGCCACCAGGTCGCCGAGAGCGCAGGGCAGGCGCTGACCGGCATCCTGTCGCTGCAGGGGGTGACGGCCAACATGGTCCGCGACCCGGGCTGGCGCATGATCGGCATCGGTCGTGCGGTCGAGCGGGCGCTGCAGCTGTGCCACCTGCTGGCGGCGACCACGACGACGCGTCGTGGCCTCGACGTCGACCGCCACGTCCACACCGCCGTGCTGTCAGCCGCGGAGAGCGCGGTCACGCACCGCCGCCGCTACCGCGGGTACGCGCGCCTCGCAGGCGTCCTCGAGCTGCTGCTGCTCGACGTGGAGAACCCCCGCTCGCTGGCGTTCGGTGTCGCCGAGATGCGGACGCACCTGGCCGCGATGCCCGAGTCGACGGGGTCCACGCGGCCCGAGCGACTGCTCGACGACCTCGCCGAGGAGCTGGACCGCGCGGAGATCGCGGCGCTGACCGCCATCGAGGGCGAGCGCCGGCCCAACCTGGAGAGGTTCCTCAGCGGCTACATCGGTCAGCTGACCCGGTTCGCGGACGCCGTGGGCGAGCTCCACTTCTCCGCGGGCCCGGCGCCGCGGTCGTTCGGCTTCGCGACGGTGACCGAATGA
- a CDS encoding DUF2126 domain-containing protein codes for MSIKVALEHRTTYEFERPVELGPHVVRLRPAPHSRTPIEAYSLTVSPANHFVNWQQDPFGNWLARLVFPEKVSTLDITVGLVADMVVVNPFDFFIEEYAETYPFSYEPSLAADLAPYLRPVGEGDTDAPGPLVTEFRELLPDLPEGGMAMVPFLVQLNAAVYRSVGYSVRMEAGVQSPDETLRRGVGSCRDSAWLLVSLLRQYGLAARFVSGYLVQLASDTVSLDGPSGPTEDFTDLHAWAEVFVPGAGWIGLDPTSSLFAGEGHIPLSATPHPSSAAPISGTLMERANVDFSFHNTVRRVHEDPRVTKPYTAAEWQRIDQLGEAIDVRLEAGDVRLTQGGEPTFVGLDDVTSPQWNTQADGPAKRIKASELAERLREVYAGGGVVHRGEGKWYPGEELPRWQIALQWRSDGETLWSDPKLLAEPWDESAAQEDAPARAAELGREITSLLGLPAEQLRGAYEDPLTDLVNQLRRPDGDRPGLDPLAPTPDLAVELDAGVVEPTGWVLPLVTGEEWTSPDWSLRRGRIVLLPGTSAIGLRLPLSSITWEDPRASGDASYVEAGPRLDPRIPSVPVVAPATEPTTALTVEARRGFVHVFLPPTERLEDYADLLHVIDTAATRLGQRIVIEGYGPPPDPRLTQLVVASDPGVIEVNVHPTSSWSELRDLTTTLYAIAHRTRLTTEKFDLDGVHTGTGGGNHITLGGQEPAASPMLRRPDLLVSLITYWQRHPALSYLFSGRFIGPTSQAPRFDEGRPESLYEAEIAFRELDRLTAETEEPRPWLVDRALRHLLTDLTGNTHRAEFCIDKMYSPDSSRGRLGLLELRGFEMPPHPQMAMVQSLLVRSLVTMFWEKPYRAPLVRWGTALHEDFLLPQGAIRDIASVVADLREHGIDFEESWLDPFTEFRFPRIGVARAGDVELELRSAIEPWHVLGEEATSGGMARYVDSSVERLQVTVRGVLPQQHVVTCQGVPVPLTPTGVAGEHFAGVRYRAWQPPSALHPSIEVHAPLRFDVVDIGSGVSLGGATYHVVHPGGRAHGNPPINAREAEARRSSRFEPFGHSPGPLDVAAIQEAGRRAASDEYPHTLDLRRVAPPRTAREAGQ; via the coding sequence ATGTCGATCAAGGTCGCCCTGGAGCACCGCACCACGTACGAGTTCGAGCGACCGGTCGAGCTGGGTCCGCACGTCGTCCGCCTGCGGCCCGCCCCGCACAGCCGCACCCCGATCGAGGCGTACTCGCTGACGGTCAGCCCCGCGAACCACTTCGTGAACTGGCAGCAGGACCCGTTCGGCAACTGGCTGGCGCGCCTCGTCTTCCCCGAGAAGGTCTCGACGCTGGACATCACGGTCGGCCTGGTCGCCGACATGGTGGTCGTCAACCCGTTCGACTTCTTCATCGAGGAGTACGCCGAGACGTACCCGTTCTCGTACGAGCCGTCGCTCGCGGCGGACCTGGCGCCCTACCTGCGTCCCGTCGGCGAGGGCGACACCGACGCCCCGGGACCCTTGGTCACCGAGTTCCGTGAGCTCCTGCCGGACCTCCCGGAGGGCGGGATGGCGATGGTGCCGTTCCTGGTGCAGCTCAACGCCGCGGTCTACCGCTCGGTCGGCTACTCGGTGCGCATGGAGGCCGGCGTGCAGAGCCCTGACGAGACGCTGAGGCGCGGTGTGGGCTCGTGCCGCGACAGCGCGTGGCTCCTGGTGTCGCTCCTTCGGCAGTACGGCCTGGCCGCCCGCTTCGTCTCGGGCTACCTCGTCCAGCTCGCCTCCGACACCGTGTCCCTGGACGGTCCCAGCGGCCCCACCGAGGACTTCACCGACCTGCACGCCTGGGCCGAGGTGTTCGTGCCCGGTGCCGGCTGGATCGGGCTCGACCCGACCTCGTCGCTGTTCGCCGGCGAGGGCCACATCCCGCTGTCGGCCACCCCGCACCCGTCGTCCGCCGCGCCCATCTCCGGCACGCTGATGGAGCGGGCGAACGTCGACTTCTCGTTCCACAACACCGTCCGTCGCGTCCACGAGGACCCCCGCGTCACGAAGCCGTACACGGCCGCGGAGTGGCAGCGCATCGACCAGCTCGGCGAGGCGATCGACGTGCGCCTCGAGGCCGGCGACGTGCGCCTCACGCAGGGCGGCGAGCCGACCTTCGTGGGGCTGGACGACGTGACGTCGCCGCAGTGGAACACCCAGGCCGACGGCCCCGCCAAGCGCATCAAGGCCAGCGAGCTCGCCGAGCGGCTGCGCGAGGTGTACGCCGGCGGTGGCGTGGTCCACCGTGGCGAGGGCAAGTGGTACCCGGGTGAGGAGCTCCCGCGCTGGCAGATCGCCCTGCAGTGGCGCTCGGACGGCGAGACCCTGTGGTCCGACCCGAAGCTGCTGGCGGAGCCCTGGGACGAGTCCGCCGCGCAGGAGGACGCCCCCGCGCGGGCGGCCGAGCTCGGCCGCGAGATCACCAGCCTGCTGGGCCTGCCCGCCGAGCAGCTCCGCGGAGCGTACGAGGACCCGCTGACCGACCTGGTGAACCAGCTCCGCCGGCCGGACGGCGACCGGCCCGGCCTCGACCCCCTGGCCCCGACACCCGATCTCGCGGTCGAGCTCGACGCCGGCGTGGTGGAGCCGACCGGCTGGGTTCTCCCGCTCGTCACAGGCGAGGAGTGGACGAGCCCGGACTGGTCGCTGCGCCGCGGCCGCATCGTCCTGCTGCCGGGCACGTCGGCGATCGGGCTGCGGCTGCCGCTGTCCTCGATCACGTGGGAGGACCCCCGGGCGTCCGGCGACGCGTCGTACGTCGAGGCCGGCCCGCGTCTGGACCCCCGCATCCCGTCCGTGCCGGTCGTCGCCCCCGCGACGGAGCCGACGACGGCGCTGACGGTCGAGGCCCGCCGCGGGTTCGTGCACGTCTTCCTCCCGCCGACCGAGCGTCTCGAGGACTACGCGGACCTGCTCCACGTGATCGACACCGCGGCGACGCGCCTGGGTCAGCGGATCGTGATCGAGGGGTACGGTCCGCCGCCGGACCCGCGCCTCACGCAGCTCGTCGTGGCCAGCGACCCCGGCGTCATCGAGGTCAACGTGCACCCGACGTCGTCCTGGTCCGAGCTCCGCGACCTGACCACCACCCTGTACGCCATCGCGCACCGGACGCGGCTCACGACCGAGAAGTTCGACCTCGACGGCGTCCACACCGGCACGGGCGGCGGCAACCACATCACGCTCGGCGGCCAGGAGCCGGCGGCGTCGCCCATGCTGCGTCGCCCCGACCTCCTCGTCAGCCTCATCACCTATTGGCAGCGGCATCCTGCGCTGTCCTACCTGTTCTCGGGCCGCTTCATCGGCCCGACGAGCCAGGCGCCGCGCTTCGACGAGGGACGCCCCGAGTCGCTGTACGAGGCGGAGATCGCGTTCCGCGAGCTGGACCGGCTGACCGCCGAGACCGAGGAGCCGCGGCCGTGGCTCGTCGACCGGGCGCTGCGGCACCTGCTGACCGACCTGACCGGCAACACGCACCGCGCCGAGTTCTGCATCGACAAGATGTACAGTCCCGACTCCTCCCGCGGCCGGCTCGGCCTCCTGGAGCTGCGCGGGTTCGAGATGCCCCCGCACCCGCAGATGGCGATGGTGCAGTCGCTGCTCGTCAGGTCGCTGGTCACGATGTTCTGGGAGAAGCCGTACCGCGCACCGCTCGTCCGGTGGGGCACCGCGCTGCACGAGGACTTCCTCCTGCCGCAGGGCGCCATCCGCGACATCGCGTCGGTCGTGGCCGACCTGCGCGAGCACGGCATCGACTTCGAGGAGTCCTGGCTCGACCCGTTCACCGAGTTCCGGTTCCCGCGCATCGGCGTGGCCCGCGCCGGCGATGTCGAGCTCGAGCTGCGCTCCGCGATCGAGCCCTGGCACGTCCTGGGCGAGGAGGCGACGTCCGGCGGCATGGCGCGGTACGTCGACTCGTCCGTCGAACGCCTGCAGGTGACGGTCCGCGGCGTCCTGCCGCAGCAGCACGTCGTCACGTGTCAGGGTGTTCCCGTGCCCCTGACCCCGACCGGTGTCGCCGGCGAGCACTTCGCCGGGGTCCGCTACCGCGCCTGGCAGCCCCCGTCCGCGCTCCACCCGTCGATCGAGGTGCACGCGCCGCTGCGGTTCGACGTCGTCGACATCGGCTCGGGGGTCTCGCTGGGCGGGGCGACCTATCACGTGGTGCACCCCGGCGGCCGGGCCCACGGGAACCCGCCGATCAACGCCCGCGAGGCGGAGGCGCGCCGGTCCAGCCGGTTCGAGCCGTTCGGGCACTCGCCGGGGCCCCTCGACGTGGCCGCGATCCAGGAGGCGGGACGGCGGGCGGCCAGCGACGAGTACCCGCACACGCTCGACCTGCGCCGGGTCGCACCGCCCCGAACGGCCCGCGAGGCAGGGCAGTGA
- a CDS encoding phosphatidate cytidylyltransferase gives MRSESPAEETPAEAVRTSRAGRNLPASIAVGVGLLALVVLSLALVKEVFIAVVAVALLIGLFELTRAFSTAGIRLPFVPVATGGVAMLLGSYWGGMETAAIAMALTVIGTMVWRLSEGADGFVRDVGAGIFSLSYLFLMGTFVLLMLQEDDGPWRIVAFIVATIASDIGGYIAGVLFGKHPMAPTISPKKSWEGFAGSLLFGIGSGIATVTYALDGDWWVGIILGVAGVVFATLGDLSESLIKRDLGIKDMGDLLPGHGGIMDRLDSLIAVAPIAWLILYTLVDVS, from the coding sequence TTGAGGTCTGAGTCTCCCGCCGAGGAGACACCTGCGGAGGCCGTCAGGACCAGCCGCGCAGGGCGCAACCTTCCGGCCTCGATCGCGGTCGGCGTCGGCCTGCTGGCGCTGGTCGTGCTCTCGTTGGCCCTGGTCAAGGAGGTGTTCATCGCCGTCGTGGCGGTGGCCCTGCTGATCGGCCTGTTCGAGCTGACACGCGCGTTCTCCACGGCCGGCATCCGGCTGCCGTTCGTCCCCGTCGCGACCGGTGGCGTCGCGATGCTGCTGGGCAGCTACTGGGGCGGCATGGAGACCGCCGCGATCGCGATGGCGCTGACCGTCATCGGCACGATGGTCTGGCGCCTGAGCGAGGGCGCGGACGGGTTCGTGCGTGACGTCGGCGCGGGCATCTTCAGCCTGTCGTACCTGTTCCTCATGGGCACCTTCGTCCTGCTCATGCTGCAGGAGGACGACGGGCCGTGGCGCATCGTGGCGTTCATCGTCGCCACGATCGCGTCCGACATCGGTGGCTACATCGCCGGTGTGCTGTTCGGCAAGCACCCCATGGCCCCGACGATCAGCCCGAAGAAGTCCTGGGAGGGTTTCGCGGGCTCGCTGCTGTTCGGCATCGGCTCGGGCATCGCCACCGTGACGTACGCCCTCGACGGCGACTGGTGGGTCGGGATCATCCTCGGCGTCGCCGGTGTGGTGTTCGCGACGCTCGGTGACCTGTCGGAGTCGCTGATCAAGCGCGACCTCGGCATCAAGGACATGGGCGACCTGCTCCCCGGTCACGGCGGCATCATGGACCGCCTCGACTCCCTGATCGCCGTGGCTCCCATCGCCTGGCTCATCCTGTACACCCTCGTCGACGTCTCCTGA
- the frr gene encoding ribosome recycling factor — protein sequence MGKAVEHARDEFAAIRTGRAHPAMFAQITAEYYGQQTPLNQLAGFQVPEPRTVIIQPYDAGAKPAIEKAIRESDLGVNPSDDGKVLRVTLPELTEDRRKEYVKLAKSKAEEGRVAVRGARRNAKQALDKAEKDSEISKDDNTGAEKRLDALTKKHVEAIDELLKHKEAELLEV from the coding sequence ATGGGCAAGGCCGTCGAGCACGCCCGTGACGAGTTCGCCGCGATCCGCACCGGTCGTGCGCATCCTGCGATGTTCGCGCAGATCACCGCCGAGTACTACGGGCAGCAGACGCCCCTGAACCAGCTCGCCGGGTTCCAGGTCCCCGAGCCGCGGACGGTCATCATCCAGCCGTACGACGCCGGCGCCAAGCCCGCGATCGAGAAGGCCATCCGTGAGTCCGACCTCGGCGTGAACCCCAGCGACGACGGCAAGGTCCTGCGCGTGACCCTGCCCGAGCTGACCGAGGACCGCCGCAAGGAGTACGTCAAGCTCGCCAAGTCCAAGGCCGAGGAGGGACGTGTCGCCGTCCGCGGCGCGCGTCGCAACGCCAAGCAGGCGCTCGACAAGGCGGAGAAGGACTCCGAGATCAGCAAGGACGACAACACCGGCGCCGAGAAGCGCCTGGACGCGCTGACGAAGAAGCACGTCGAGGCGATCGACGAGCTGCTCAAGCACAAAGAAGCAGAGCTCCTTGAGGTCTGA
- the pyrH gene encoding UMP kinase, translating to MTTAEHVDGPASGHGLKRVLLKLSGEVFGGGKIGIDPDVVNGIAKQIAEAVNEGVEVAIVVGGGNFFRGAELSQRGMERSRADYIGMLGTVMNSLALQDFIEKQGIETRVQSAITMGQVAEPYIPRRAMRHLEKGRVVIFGAGAGMPYFSTDTVSAQRALEIKADAVLMSKSGVDGVYSADPRTDPTAVKYDSVTFDEALRMGLKVVDAAAFALCMENRLPMIVFGMEGEGNVARVLRGEKIGTLVHAA from the coding sequence GTGACCACTGCTGAGCATGTCGACGGTCCGGCCTCCGGTCATGGGCTGAAGAGGGTCCTGCTGAAGCTGTCCGGCGAGGTGTTCGGCGGCGGCAAGATCGGCATCGACCCCGACGTCGTCAACGGCATCGCCAAGCAGATCGCCGAGGCGGTCAACGAAGGTGTCGAGGTGGCCATCGTGGTCGGCGGCGGCAACTTCTTCCGCGGCGCCGAGCTGAGCCAGCGCGGCATGGAGCGTTCGCGCGCGGACTACATCGGCATGCTCGGCACGGTGATGAACAGCCTCGCGCTGCAGGACTTCATCGAGAAGCAGGGCATCGAGACACGCGTCCAGTCCGCGATCACGATGGGCCAGGTCGCCGAGCCGTACATCCCGCGGCGCGCGATGCGGCACCTCGAGAAGGGCCGGGTCGTCATCTTCGGCGCCGGCGCGGGCATGCCGTACTTCTCGACCGACACGGTCTCGGCGCAACGCGCGCTGGAGATCAAGGCCGACGCCGTGCTGATGTCCAAGAGCGGTGTCGACGGGGTCTACTCCGCCGACCCGCGGACGGACCCCACCGCCGTCAAGTACGACAGCGTGACGTTCGACGAGGCGCTCCGCATGGGGCTCAAGGTCGTCGACGCCGCAGCGTTCGCGCTCTGCATGGAGAATCGCCTGCCGATGATCGTGTTCGGCATGGAAGGCGAGGGCAACGTCGCGCGCGTCCTGCGCGGTGAGAAGATCGGAACACTCGTGCACGCTGCCTAG
- the tsf gene encoding translation elongation factor Ts: protein MAISATEVKRLRDATGAGMMDAKKALTEADGDFDKAIEVLRISGAAKAAKRGAEREATSGLVANYGSAIVELNSETDFVAKNDQFIQLAEDLAVLADQVKPANAEEFASAKLENGKTVAEAVADLAVVIGEKIELGRVASFDGTVATYMHRRASDLPPAVGVLVEFEGDSHDVARGVAMQIAAMRPRYLTREDVPADIVAKEREIAEATAREEGKPEQAIAKITEGRLNGFFKDQVLLEQASVQDNKKTVKALLDEAGVTLKRFAHIEIGA, encoded by the coding sequence ATGGCTATCTCTGCCACTGAGGTCAAGAGGCTCCGCGACGCCACCGGCGCGGGCATGATGGACGCCAAGAAGGCGCTCACCGAGGCCGACGGCGACTTCGACAAGGCGATCGAGGTGCTCCGCATCTCGGGCGCCGCGAAGGCTGCCAAGCGCGGTGCCGAGCGGGAGGCCACCTCCGGCCTCGTCGCCAACTACGGCAGCGCGATCGTCGAGCTCAACTCCGAGACCGACTTCGTCGCCAAGAACGACCAGTTCATCCAGCTGGCCGAGGACCTCGCGGTCCTGGCCGACCAGGTGAAGCCGGCCAACGCCGAGGAGTTCGCGAGCGCGAAGCTCGAGAACGGCAAGACCGTCGCCGAGGCCGTCGCCGACCTCGCGGTCGTCATCGGCGAGAAGATCGAGCTCGGCCGCGTGGCCAGCTTCGACGGCACCGTCGCGACGTACATGCACCGTCGTGCCAGCGACCTGCCGCCGGCCGTCGGCGTGCTCGTGGAGTTCGAGGGCGACAGCCACGACGTCGCCCGCGGCGTCGCGATGCAGATCGCCGCGATGCGCCCGCGCTACCTCACGCGCGAGGACGTCCCCGCGGACATCGTCGCCAAGGAGCGTGAGATCGCCGAGGCGACCGCACGCGAGGAGGGCAAGCCCGAGCAGGCGATCGCCAAGATCACCGAGGGCCGTCTCAACGGCTTCTTCAAGGACCAGGTGTTGCTCGAGCAGGCCTCGGTTCAGGACAATAAGAAGACCGTGAAGGCACTCCTCGATGAGGCCGGCGTGACGCTCAAGCGTTTCGCCCACATCGAGATCGGCGCCTGA